One part of the Spiroplasma turonicum genome encodes these proteins:
- a CDS encoding lipoprotein, translating to MKKLLGILAATGLVATTGATVISCSDEAKTAFPAIKAPDVKVGETKEFDVEMKNGDSKTELKAVEKKDENSLEEIKVTVDSQNKNKFKVSYKGKEKNDKATLELSYGDLKQEVTVKVLEADAPSTDPVLSADKTEVTIKKDESANVKITVKNPIKDQKLTVEDSNKEYVTTSVTPDTAGQTEYTLSLKGIKKTDSQKEVKISYKDAKDITIKVTVTEEEVLEI from the coding sequence ATGAAAAAACTATTAGGTATATTAGCAGCAACTGGATTAGTTGCTACAACAGGTGCTACTGTAATATCATGTAGTGATGAAGCAAAAACTGCTTTTCCTGCAATAAAAGCACCAGATGTAAAAGTCGGGGAAACTAAAGAATTTGATGTTGAAATGAAAAATGGAGATAGCAAAACAGAATTAAAAGCTGTAGAAAAAAAAGATGAAAATTCATTAGAAGAAATTAAAGTTACAGTAGATTCTCAAAATAAAAATAAATTTAAAGTTTCTTATAAAGGTAAAGAAAAAAACGATAAAGCTACTTTAGAATTAAGTTATGGAGATTTAAAACAAGAAGTTACTGTTAAAGTTTTAGAAGCAGACGCTCCATCTACTGATCCAGTTCTTTCAGCAGATAAAACTGAAGTTACTATAAAAAAAGATGAATCAGCAAATGTAAAAATTACTGTAAAAAATCCTATTAAAGATCAAAAACTTACTGTAGAAGATTCTAATAAAGAATATGTGACAACTTCAGTAACCCCTGATACTGCAGGTCAAACTGAATATACATTAAGTTTAAAAGGAATTAAAAAAACTGATAGTCAAAAAGAAGTGAAAATAAGTTATAAAGATGCAAAAGATATAACTATTAAAGTGACAGTTACTGAAGAAGAAGTTTTAGAAATTTAA
- a CDS encoding ABC transporter permease translates to MDIKNNNSNPDKEIKFSAEENKLAIERARQKSKELKKQLKQKNENINLDNYDNKIAIEKAKLEALRIKENLKKQKKLQKLKKNNKKVEITINKPLNVVQPDSYEELSVYSKKQKLKVIKPKVKKRKLNGLIIRSGIKQMSKNYSSVIFIWILVLIASSLCFILSLFYDRVDNNFNILSNQSNLRDFVVDIDQNDRITFNEKELVGGEKILDYSNNDLYQQYLINTLSRKGKYYDNESDEIIGNNYFNWSRTEARMFDGLKLNDVDLTTRVIAKTGIINNIDNEGEELEDQLETNEVDKLVVYESANDNVKNPFSENKTEAAKQVVLQYNFAKKHNIKLNEIVRLNPDKYGNQLIVKNDVKDLSFGYEVNDINNEETGINKSKYSDQNWFQVVGYGTSIDFFYSYKSRDNPIPNINTEVNAYVAPEVLGLNASKISKTFSLYSYDPSSSKLNTVSDSDREVYFSAKFIDNNNYNENLLNSMNSEYIRYGNLSQKNKKLIYSVNDSTYKNFSRLSIYNNAFFVIKFVSYFFSFLIVFITIFVISQFIKKELKDSEKKIGTFKALGCSNSMLSNFFWILPTVTVLSAVLVSYCLVVFTQNYILDVFKNYINLNFGNMSGLFYYAAGILLCFVLLFYFICKTSTKSFIKRDASSLLYGVTQKRHSKYIFVYKSFYIYSKFNAKLHAALFASSFKKVMTTCSIIFISTLLLSFSSIIPFVINSNKQKAFEGLNYNSVVEYNQPLANNPYSFLKTYNPNKNNDYDYDVKNKVVYDYSEAIDKKTNFYTALPTKLNEYGNIDYDSNQIIDDLLNNDISRNYFSLNLPILDDEGNLNDIKLSKELSKLAYSNYKNYSLKYLKILNKLNVSNINDRTSTEYKTVESILNQWIDYYNLLNQIDKSISSYIGNGTNKELSKSIKSIFKELQLFYIKYDTNVRLSKTNNYIKDDYVLDENKVKNINYNNLIFTSDKNYYENIENTPNPFSYIVYNNKMANNVSKSYEGFLNSYKNNKIYYKDVDIRNIVLDNQSDSDLKILNSYLLMWFWVNFSNQIGETIFQSFYSHESDAIKENIKNALLNDKDYNFSYNLIPFDSTLEEKGTLLNGSFTLNNNLNNLKIYGIDEDTQSIDLKNDDGESMQPDLFRNVNSSLGDYYPIIVNNSLAEKFNLSVGSYLYGIKIQSNKLVSYDTLPSGNGKQGSPIDLNKQVNFGISKNHKTSDNQFYTEYKKNYYSKEEYNIGWATENNKIKVASICTGISSSQNAKNCNDENKVNIAVNNLSDINSPSDIQNKVWNSDIVSEKNDLDKNFIVVGVQKSYGDPKAWISNKNANKVLGYDNVKKYFFNNFFIQEWYKRDYLTKYYNEEIFKGFTKEQWSDFITYFNQIITAWLGDTPKYNTRNDNPYDDFTEMFLNLSENYDDVYGYKKFSSIINTIFENEYPIFNYKYKITSTADDSNFSTSKTQEYGDYTTIGLYGQRVDDEQTESFIYKDGYIKNNISSIDNIINQKDFLNKLTDIIYVVTIMIIIIVFIMSFIIIFISSVYIINENSSFIATMKTLGYTNKYIIGQIFMIYLLPIFITVTIGFTSCWFILKYLFNTLSINSSLVIPYLFSFYSPIIVFGIIFFVYLFSIYVSYKPITKISPTKVLGDQ, encoded by the coding sequence ATGGATATCAAAAATAATAACTCTAATCCTGACAAAGAAATTAAATTTTCTGCTGAAGAAAATAAATTAGCAATTGAAAGGGCAAGACAAAAAAGTAAAGAATTAAAAAAGCAATTAAAACAAAAAAATGAAAACATAAACCTTGATAATTATGATAACAAAATAGCTATTGAAAAGGCTAAATTAGAAGCTTTAAGAATTAAAGAAAATTTAAAAAAACAAAAAAAATTACAAAAACTTAAAAAAAATAATAAAAAAGTTGAAATTACAATTAATAAACCTTTGAATGTAGTACAACCAGATTCTTATGAAGAATTAAGTGTTTATAGCAAAAAACAAAAACTAAAAGTTATAAAACCAAAAGTTAAAAAGCGTAAATTAAATGGGCTGATTATAAGATCTGGTATTAAACAAATGTCAAAAAATTACTCTTCAGTAATTTTTATCTGGATATTAGTTTTAATTGCATCAAGTTTATGTTTTATACTTTCATTATTTTATGATAGAGTTGATAATAATTTTAATATTTTATCTAATCAATCTAATTTAAGAGATTTTGTTGTCGATATTGACCAAAACGACAGAATAACTTTTAATGAAAAAGAATTGGTCGGAGGAGAAAAAATTCTTGATTATTCAAATAATGATTTGTATCAACAATATTTAATAAATACATTATCTCGTAAAGGTAAATATTATGATAATGAAAGTGATGAAATCATTGGTAATAATTATTTTAATTGATCTAGAACAGAAGCTAGAATGTTTGACGGTTTAAAATTAAATGATGTAGATTTAACTACAAGAGTCATTGCTAAAACAGGAATAATTAATAATATTGATAATGAAGGTGAAGAATTAGAAGATCAATTAGAAACAAACGAAGTGGATAAGTTAGTTGTATACGAAAGTGCTAATGATAATGTTAAAAATCCATTTAGTGAAAATAAAACAGAAGCTGCCAAACAAGTAGTATTACAATATAATTTTGCAAAAAAACACAACATTAAATTAAATGAAATTGTTAGATTAAATCCTGATAAATATGGCAACCAATTAATTGTAAAAAATGATGTTAAAGATTTATCATTTGGTTATGAAGTTAATGATATTAATAATGAAGAAACTGGTATTAATAAATCTAAATACTCAGACCAAAACTGATTTCAGGTTGTGGGTTATGGAACATCAATTGACTTCTTTTATTCATATAAAAGTCGTGATAATCCCATACCTAACATAAATACAGAAGTCAATGCTTATGTTGCTCCAGAAGTTCTGGGATTAAATGCATCTAAAATATCAAAAACATTCTCATTGTATAGTTATGATCCCTCTAGTTCAAAATTAAATACAGTTTCTGATTCTGATAGAGAAGTATATTTTTCAGCTAAGTTCATTGATAATAATAATTATAATGAAAATCTATTAAATTCAATGAATTCTGAATATATACGATACGGTAACTTATCACAAAAAAACAAAAAATTAATTTATTCAGTTAATGACTCAACTTATAAAAACTTTTCTCGTTTAAGTATTTATAATAATGCTTTCTTTGTAATTAAATTTGTGTCATATTTTTTCTCATTTCTAATTGTTTTTATCACAATATTTGTAATTAGCCAATTTATAAAAAAAGAGTTAAAAGATTCTGAAAAAAAAATAGGTACATTTAAGGCTTTGGGTTGTAGTAATTCAATGCTTTCAAATTTCTTTTGAATATTACCAACAGTAACAGTTTTATCTGCAGTATTAGTATCATATTGTCTTGTAGTTTTTACTCAAAACTATATTCTTGACGTTTTTAAAAATTATATAAATCTTAATTTTGGAAACATGTCTGGTTTATTTTATTATGCTGCTGGTATATTACTGTGTTTTGTATTATTATTTTACTTTATTTGTAAAACATCAACAAAGTCGTTTATTAAAAGAGATGCTTCAAGTTTATTATATGGTGTTACACAAAAAAGACATTCTAAGTATATATTTGTTTATAAGTCATTTTATATATACTCAAAATTTAATGCTAAACTTCATGCAGCATTATTTGCAAGTTCATTTAAAAAAGTGATGACAACATGTTCGATTATATTTATTTCGACTTTGTTATTATCATTTTCTTCTATAATTCCATTTGTTATAAATAGTAATAAACAAAAAGCATTTGAAGGATTAAATTATAATAGTGTTGTTGAATATAATCAACCATTAGCAAATAACCCATATTCTTTTCTAAAAACTTATAATCCAAATAAAAATAATGATTATGACTATGATGTAAAAAATAAAGTAGTTTATGATTATAGTGAGGCTATTGACAAGAAAACTAATTTTTATACAGCATTACCAACTAAATTAAATGAGTATGGAAATATAGATTATGACTCGAATCAAATAATTGATGATTTATTAAATAATGATATAAGCCGTAATTATTTTTCACTTAATTTACCTATTTTAGATGATGAAGGTAATTTAAATGATATTAAACTATCAAAAGAGTTATCAAAATTAGCTTATTCAAATTATAAAAATTATTCGTTAAAATACCTTAAGATCTTAAATAAATTAAATGTTTCTAATATTAATGATAGAACATCAACTGAATATAAAACTGTTGAAAGTATTTTAAATCAGTGAATAGACTACTATAATTTATTGAATCAAATAGACAAAAGTATTAGCTCATACATTGGTAATGGAACTAATAAAGAATTAAGCAAATCAATTAAAAGTATTTTTAAAGAACTTCAATTATTTTATATAAAATATGATACAAATGTAAGATTGTCTAAAACTAATAATTATATAAAAGATGATTATGTTTTAGATGAAAATAAAGTTAAGAACATAAATTATAATAATTTAATATTTACCAGCGACAAAAACTATTATGAAAATATAGAAAACACTCCTAATCCATTTTCTTACATAGTTTATAACAATAAAATGGCAAATAATGTTAGCAAATCATATGAGGGTTTTTTAAACTCATATAAAAATAATAAGATTTATTATAAAGATGTTGATATAAGAAATATTGTGTTAGACAATCAATCAGATTCCGATTTAAAAATCTTAAACTCATACTTATTGATGTGATTTTGAGTTAACTTTTCAAATCAAATTGGAGAAACAATATTTCAATCATTTTATTCTCACGAATCTGATGCTATTAAAGAAAATATAAAAAATGCGTTATTAAATGATAAAGATTATAATTTTTCATATAATTTAATTCCATTTGATTCTACATTAGAAGAAAAGGGAACTTTATTAAATGGAAGTTTTACATTAAATAATAATTTAAACAATCTTAAAATTTATGGTATTGATGAAGACACTCAATCTATTGATTTAAAAAATGATGACGGTGAAAGTATGCAACCAGACCTTTTCAGAAATGTTAATTCTAGTTTAGGGGATTATTATCCAATTATTGTAAATAATTCATTAGCTGAGAAGTTTAACCTTAGTGTTGGTAGTTATTTATATGGTATAAAAATCCAAAGTAATAAATTAGTAAGTTATGACACCTTGCCTTCTGGTAATGGCAAACAAGGTTCTCCAATTGACTTAAATAAACAAGTAAATTTTGGAATAAGTAAAAACCATAAAACAAGTGACAATCAGTTCTATACAGAATATAAAAAGAATTACTATTCTAAAGAAGAGTATAATATAGGTTGAGCTACTGAAAATAATAAAATAAAAGTTGCAAGTATTTGTACTGGTATTTCTTCATCACAGAATGCAAAAAATTGTAATGATGAAAATAAAGTTAATATTGCTGTAAATAATTTATCTGATATAAATTCCCCATCTGATATTCAAAATAAGGTGTGGAATTCAGATATAGTTTCAGAAAAAAATGATTTAGATAAAAACTTTATTGTTGTTGGTGTTCAAAAAAGTTATGGTGACCCAAAGGCATGGATTTCTAATAAAAATGCAAACAAAGTTCTTGGATATGATAATGTAAAAAAATATTTCTTTAATAATTTCTTTATTCAAGAATGATATAAAAGAGATTATTTAACAAAGTATTATAATGAGGAAATATTTAAAGGTTTTACAAAAGAACAATGAAGTGACTTTATAACTTATTTTAACCAAATAATAACCGCTTGACTTGGTGATACACCAAAATATAATACGAGAAATGATAATCCTTATGATGATTTTACTGAGATGTTTTTAAACTTGTCAGAAAATTATGATGATGTTTATGGATATAAGAAATTTTCTTCAATTATAAACACAATATTTGAAAATGAGTACCCAATATTTAATTATAAATATAAAATAACAAGTACTGCTGACGATTCTAATTTTAGTACTTCAAAAACTCAAGAATATGGAGATTATACAACTATTGGATTATATGGTCAAAGAGTTGATGATGAACAAACTGAATCATTTATCTATAAAGATGGCTATATTAAAAATAATATATCTTCAATAGATAATATTATTAATCAAAAAGATTTTTTAAATAAGTTAACAGATATTATATATGTAGTCACAATCATGATTATAATAATAGTATTTATAATGTCATTTATTATTATATTTATTAGTTCTGTTTACATAATTAATGAAAACTCATCGTTTATAGCAACAATGAAAACATTAGGGTATACAAATAAATACATTATTGGTCAAATATTTATGATTTATTTGTTACCAATTTTTATAACGGTGACTATTGGATTTACATCATGTTGATTTATTTTAAAATATTTATTTAATACTCTTTCGATTAACTCATCACTAGTAATCCCTTATTTATTTAGTTTTTATTCACCAATAATTGTTTTTGGCATAATATTCTTTGTTTATTTATTTTCAATTTATGTTTCTTATAAACCTATAACTAAAATCAGTCCAACTAAGGTATTGGGTGATCAATAA
- a CDS encoding lipoprotein — MKKLLSILGAISLVATSGSYAVACGAKNNADSENENASVDDKARAEILTQYAKALFVNQNSPKDLGMNIGDEKEKYSEYHYSPSLYFEEAKSTKIKDLAFVNDINATYKKDSTINLSAAVSEYFDSNLVSNNLEANSGIYKGGVIGKDTGEMDSTLNMLLQTVTGFLGDPTKFVEQLPNLYKLVYGFKDAIKGFLTSDLKNQIKEILSNDVLKKFEEAFSPIKEGENYVSIIQSSVIDLANSFNGLLNKSDVVSDFDTASKSISKNIKALISGQASFSFDLTSIKHLPGIIKFVTVLLNYIDQYSYDDLTSKLIDKNTVLDNKTKVLEKGNVKNQFDIKKWLNVIDEIVNDNQKKGLTALKNTLGIIFVTRDDKAKSDDDEDGLGEDTQESFLNEEYSNKNEIYGKLLGDIAIEALFNGEKSITIEELGQTFYYSTLIKSLINTCTIYTNSALDGLLSALIMAYDNLPELLKNLIDSVGKENWSDFTQDILGNLYDNEIPNFISLKKAFGKPLYKLPSLLSSLFGGESDSSESEPNNEGNFDESKSYLGDFLSHKSIKEIVNDVKTNITNNYPTDSENPIKFSTLSSFFKSLYTDNTLSKALDSEDLLQALGLNSDGTVKSNSPFFHLDAFLKENSYLISGAIKLINKYTNDLKSEIGDIKKIFSDLRKDITVTYKISSPENIAFTASYGTIKNTFKIKLIDSNGKKAIASISL; from the coding sequence ATGAAGAAATTATTATCAATTTTAGGGGCAATTTCATTAGTTGCAACTTCAGGATCATATGCAGTTGCATGTGGAGCCAAGAATAATGCTGATTCAGAAAACGAAAATGCATCAGTAGATGATAAAGCAAGAGCAGAAATATTAACTCAATATGCAAAGGCATTATTCGTTAACCAAAATTCTCCAAAAGATTTAGGTATGAATATTGGTGATGAAAAAGAAAAATATAGTGAATATCATTATAGTCCTAGCTTATATTTTGAAGAAGCAAAAAGTACTAAAATTAAAGATTTAGCATTTGTAAATGATATAAATGCAACTTATAAAAAAGATAGTACAATAAATTTAAGTGCTGCTGTTAGCGAATACTTTGATTCAAACTTAGTATCAAATAATTTAGAAGCTAATTCTGGAATTTATAAAGGCGGAGTTATTGGTAAGGATACTGGTGAAATGGACTCTACTTTAAATATGCTTTTACAAACTGTTACTGGATTTTTAGGTGATCCAACAAAGTTTGTTGAACAGTTACCTAATCTTTATAAATTAGTCTATGGTTTTAAAGATGCTATTAAAGGATTTCTAACATCTGATTTAAAAAATCAAATTAAAGAAATTTTAAGCAATGATGTTTTAAAAAAATTTGAAGAAGCATTTAGTCCCATAAAAGAAGGTGAAAATTATGTGTCAATTATTCAGTCTAGTGTTATTGATTTAGCAAATTCATTTAATGGATTATTAAACAAAAGTGATGTAGTGTCTGATTTTGATACAGCATCTAAGTCTATTTCTAAAAATATCAAAGCATTAATAAGCGGTCAAGCATCATTTAGTTTTGATTTAACATCAATAAAACATTTACCAGGTATTATTAAATTTGTAACAGTATTATTAAACTACATAGATCAATATAGTTATGATGACCTAACAAGCAAACTTATAGATAAAAATACTGTTTTAGATAATAAAACTAAAGTATTAGAAAAAGGTAATGTAAAAAACCAATTTGATATTAAAAAATGATTAAATGTTATTGATGAAATAGTTAATGATAATCAAAAAAAAGGTTTAACTGCATTAAAAAACACTTTAGGCATTATTTTTGTAACACGTGATGATAAAGCAAAAAGTGATGACGATGAAGATGGCCTAGGTGAAGATACTCAAGAATCTTTTTTGAATGAAGAATATTCAAATAAAAATGAAATTTATGGAAAATTATTAGGTGATATTGCGATAGAAGCATTATTTAATGGTGAAAAATCTATAACTATTGAAGAATTGGGTCAAACCTTTTATTATTCAACTTTAATTAAATCATTAATTAATACTTGCACAATTTATACTAATTCAGCTTTAGATGGATTGTTAAGTGCATTAATAATGGCTTATGATAATTTACCTGAACTATTAAAAAACCTTATTGACAGTGTTGGTAAAGAAAATTGAAGTGATTTTACTCAAGATATATTAGGGAACTTATATGATAATGAAATTCCAAACTTCATATCACTAAAAAAAGCATTTGGTAAACCTTTATACAAACTTCCATCACTATTAAGCTCATTATTTGGTGGTGAGTCTGATTCAAGTGAAAGTGAACCAAATAATGAAGGAAATTTTGATGAAAGTAAATCTTACTTAGGCGATTTTTTAAGTCATAAATCTATAAAAGAAATTGTTAATGATGTTAAAACAAACATTACTAATAATTATCCAACAGATAGTGAAAATCCTATAAAATTCTCAACATTATCAAGTTTTTTTAAATCATTATATACTGACAATACTTTATCTAAAGCATTAGATTCTGAGGATTTATTACAAGCTTTAGGATTAAATTCTGACGGAACTGTTAAATCTAATTCTCCTTTCTTCCACTTAGATGCATTTTTAAAAGAAAATAGTTATTTAATTTCTGGTGCTATAAAATTAATAAATAAATATACTAATGACCTTAAAAGTGAAATTGGAGATATAAAGAAAATTTTTAGTGATTTAAGAAAAGACATTACTGTAACTTATAAAATATCATCTCCTGAAAACATTGCTTTTACTGCTTCTTATGGAACTATTAAAAATACATTTAAAATCAAATTAATTGATTCAAATGGTAAAAAAGCTATAGCTAGCATTTCATTATAA